In Perca fluviatilis chromosome 14, GENO_Pfluv_1.0, whole genome shotgun sequence, a genomic segment contains:
- the coro1b gene encoding coronin-1B, which yields MSFRRGVVRQSKFRHVFAQAWKAEHCIDDVRVSRVTWDTSLCAVNPKFIAVIIEAGGGGAFLVVPLSKSGRIDQSCPTVCGHAAPVLDIQWSPHDDNIIASASEDFTVKVWQIPDGGLTSPMTEAIVTLEGHSKRVGILAWHPTAFNILLTAGCDNVICVWNVGTGELVYQLSDAHPDLIYSVSWNKDGSAVCTVCKDKALRVIDPRRGTVLKVKEKVHDGTRPMRAVFLSDGKILTTGFSRMSERQLALWDTKDLSEPMAVQEMDTSNGVLLPFYDPDTNMVYLCGKGDCTIRYFEVTDESPYVHFLSLYSSKEPQRGAGFLSKRGVDVNKCEIARFYKLHERKVEPISMTVPRKSDLFQGDLYPDTAGMEPALLADEWIAGQDAPPLLVSLSGGYSAPTSKHRDTLRSKPKLVSQDSGTGAASPSAGNAAATSSSAAKEIEEEVPQPRVATRETDGNTERPKREDDLLNELLAEMKALRAVVLAQSQRIELLERQLARIEDGDV from the exons ATGTCTTTCCGGCGAGGTGTGGTCAGACAGAGCAAATTCCGCCACGTCTTCGCCCAGGCGTGGAAAGCTGAGCACTGCATCGACGATGTCAGGGTGTCCCGCGTGACGTGGGACACTTCCCTCTGTGCAGTCAACCCCAAATTCATTGCCGTTATCATCGAAGCCGGCGGAGGAGGGGCCTTCCTCGTTGTTCCGCTTAGCAAG AGTGGCAGAATCGATCAGTCCTGTCCAACAGTGTGCGGCCATGCGGCACCGGTGCTGGACATCCAGTGGTCTCCTCATGACGACAACATCATTGCAAGTGCCTCAGAGGACTTCACAGTAAAG GTGTGGCAGATCCCAGATGGGGGCCTGACGAGCCCAATGACTGAGGCCATTGTGACCCTCGAGGGACACAGTAAAAGAGTGGGAATCCTGGCTTGGCACCCAACTGCCTTCAATATCCTCTTGACTGCAG GCTGCGATAATGTGATTTGTGTGTGGAATGTGGGCACGGGGGAGCTTGTGTACCAGCTGAGTGATGCCCACCCAGACTTGATCTACAGTGTCAGCTGGAACAAGGACGGCAGTGCTGTCTGTACTGTCTGCAAGGACAAGGCTCTGCGTGTCATCGACCCGCGACGGGGCACAGTCCTCAAG GTGAAAGAGAAGGTCCATGATGGCACCAGGCCAATGAGAGCTGTGTTCCTTTCAGATGGGAAGATTCTGACTACAGGCTTTAGCCGTATGAGTGAGAGACAGCTGGCATTGTGGGATACG AAGGATCTCTCTGAGCCAATGGCAGTACAGGAGATGGATACAAGTAATGGGGTTCTTTTACCCTTTTATGACCCTGACACGAACATGGTCTACCTGTGTGGCAAG GGGGACTGCACCATCCGTTATTTTGAAGTGACAGACGAATCCCCGTATGTTCACTTCCTCAGCTTATACAGCAGCAAGGAGCCTCAGAGAGGAGCCGGCTTTCTTAGTAAAAGAGGTGTCGATGTCAACAAATGTGAAATTGCCAG GTTCTACAAACTGCATGAAAGGAAAGTGGAACCCATTTCTATGACTGTACCACGAAAG TCAGATCTGTTTCAGGGAGACCTTTACCCGGATACAGCTGGCATGGAGCCGGCTCTCCTGGCTGATGAATGGATCGCTGGGCAGGATGCACCACCCCTGTTGGTCTCTCTGAGTGGCGGCTACTCAGCTCCCACATCCAAGCACAGGGACACCCTCAGAAGCAAACCCAAGCTCGTCTCGCAGGACTCTGGGACTGGGGCTGCTTCGCCTTCAGCAGGCAATGCAGCAGCCACATCTAGCTCTGCCGCCAAGGAGATAGAAGAAGAGGTGCCACAGCCACGAGTTGCCACACGGGAGACGGATGGAAATACTGAGAGGCCGAAGAGAGAG GACGATTTGTTGAATGAGTTGTTAGCAGAAATGAAGGCCTTGCGGGCTGTCGTCCTCGCTCAGAGCCAGAGAATCGAGTTGCTGGAGAGGCAGCTGGCTCGGATTGAGGATGGGGATGTATGA
- the si:ch211-119e14.1 gene encoding uncharacterized protein si:ch211-119e14.1, translated as MADSDNIITPSTQTVLILFFCLIGLIALLIFLYKKLNREANGEYTVRRLVYKEGGIRDRVRGTALALGTRFGVQLWPQSDTGEDEEEMQEVGSQDVQSDEGGSQGSYSEGDDQEEEEEEEEDDDVEKCGKGGDTSDDNSNLEGSEAGEQARQTDQEEAKGDTKEKVGDEEGKGEASGGAGLLIDLKPFSGSAIWSEEEGGEGKDSDLTAL; from the coding sequence ATGGCTGACTCTGACAACATCATCACACCCTCCACTCAGACTGTGCTGATCCTTTTTTTCTGCCTAATAGGCTTAATTGCATTGTTGATCTTCTTGTACAAGAAGTTGAACAGGGAGGCCAATGGAGAATATACTGTGCGCCGCTTGGTGTATAAGGAAGGAGGGATCAGGGACCGGGTGAGAGGTACAGCTTTAGCTCTAGGGACACGTTTCGGAGTCCAGCTGTGGCCTCAAAGTGATACCggggaggatgaagaggaaatgCAGGAAGTCGGATCTCAGGATGTACAGTCGGACGAGGGTGGTAGCCAGGGGAGTTACAGCGAGGGAGATgaccaggaggaggaggaggaggaggaggaggacgacgaTGTGGAGAAGTGTGGAAAAGGAGGTGACACTTCAGATGATAACTCAAATTTGGAGGGTTCAGAGGCAGGGGAGCAAGCCAGGCAAACAGATCAGGAAGAGGCAAAGGGAGACACAAAGGAGAAAGTGGGAGATGAGGAAGGTAAAGGTGAAGCAAGTGGAGGGGCTGGACTGTTGATAGATCTAAAGCCGTTCTCTGGTAGTGCCATCTGGTCTGAGGAAGAGGGAGGTGAGGGCAAGGACAGTGATTTGACTGCACTGTGA
- the dtx4a gene encoding E3 ubiquitin-protein ligase DTX4a: protein MLLASAVVVWEWLNEHGRWRPYSPAVCHHIEAVIRSDPRCGSVVLGQVDSRLSPYIIDLHSMHQFRQDTGTLRPVRRSFYDPTSAPGQGWLWEWENDAGSWTAYDTEVGIAIQAARDRQQPWLDLAPLGFCYLIDFESMTQINGQTQRCRRIQRRSDLAYPLVSGPLPKSHHAWGPMSMPSHGGLLGVDVSGVGMGMRMSSSGTGNGSAYPSGALPASSITSLGQPCACQQCMLVLSVKAGAMSAHTLGRRPPQTKPPSPKISSYSVPGGSYSLTLPRPPSLSRSFSPHRTSIVGATGGFSLGGMGGAGGVGIVGGSGVGSASFGYGGGFTHSLSLLGSATAALSISSTRPPPPPLPPPPPPPPPPSTTLSSAATSPPHPSTSSSLSASCSAPTVPAPGPPIISTAASTCTPSPSARVLGPVSSSGAAACAAPLPPRSSLAGLSRPALQRIAMAQSRALIASGVPTVPVKNLNGSSPVHPALAGITGILMSAAGLPVCLTRPPKLVLHPPPVSKSDIKPVSGLGHCCRKTTKKQARKGKTPEEVVKRYLQKVRNPPEEDCTICMEALAGPSGYKGPGVGGISRAESVGRLAQCGHQYHLQCLVAMYNNGNKDGSLQCPTCKTIYGVKTGNQPPGKMEYHVIPHSLPGHPDCKTIRIIYNIPPGIQGPEHPNPGKPFTARGFPRHCYLPDSEKGRKVLRLLLVAWDRRLIFSVGTSSTTGESDTVIWNEVHHKTEFGSNLTGHGYPDPGHLDNVLEELKAQGITEEECLPRD, encoded by the exons ATGTTACTAGCATCCGCTGTAGTGGTATGGGAATGGCTGAACGAGCACGGACGCTGGCGGCCCTACAGCCCGGCTGTCTGTCATCACATCGAGGCAGTCATCCGGAGCGACCCGCGGTGTGGTAGTGTTGTCCTCGGCCAGGTGGACTCTCGCCTCTCGCCCTACATCATCGATTTGCATTCCATGCACCAGTTCCGACAAGACACAG GTACCCTTCGACCGGTACGACGTAGCTTCTACGACCCCACCTCAGCGCCAGGCCAGGGCTGGTTGTGGGAGTGGGAGAACGACGCTGGCAGTTGGACGGCCTACGACACGGAGGTGGGCATCGCAATCCAGGCAGCACGCGATCGTCAGCAGCCCTGGCTGGACCTGGCGCCGCTGGGTTTCTGCTACCTTATTGACTTTGAAAGCATGACCCAAATCAACGGGCAGACACAGCGCTGCCGCCGCATCCAGCGCCGCTCCGACCTGGCTTACCCGCTGGTGTCCGGCCCCTTGCCCAAATCCCACCACGCCTGGGGGCCCATGTCCATGCCCAGCCATGGAGGACTGCTTGGTGTGGATGTATCTGGAGTGGGCATGGGGATGCGGATGAGCAGCAGTGGGACTGGAAACGGCAGCGCGTATCCCAGCGGGGCACTCCCTGCCTCATCCATCACCTCCTTGGGACAGCCCTGCGCCTGTCAGCAGTGTATGTTGGTGCTAAGTGTCAAAGCAGGCGCCATGTCTGCTCACACTCTAGGTCGACGACCGCCACAGACCAAACCACCTAGTCCCAAAATCAGCAGTTACTCTGTCCCAGGAGGGTCGTACTCACTAACCCTCCCTCGTCCTCCTTCCCTGTCACGGTCATTTTCCCCCCACAGGACGTCCATAGTCGGGGCGACAGGTGGCTTTAGTCTAGGTGGTATGGGTGGTGCAGGAGGTGTTGGTATCGTCGGTGGTAGTGGTGTTGGCAGTGCCAGCTTTGGTTACGGAGGAGGCTTCACCCACTCGCTTTCCCTCCTTGGCTCAGCCACCGCCGCCTTGTCCATTTCCTCCACCCGtccccctcctccacctctcccccctcccccaccacctcctcctccaccctccaccaCACTCTCATCTGCTGCCACCTCTCCCCCTCACCCCTCCACCTCGTCCTCCCTCTCTGCTTCCTGTTCTGCCCCTACAGTGCCCGCTCCAGGCCCACCTATCATCTCCACGGCCGCCTCCACCTGCACGCCCTCGCCTTCTGCCCGCGTCCTGGGTCCAGTGTCTTCATCTGGTGCTGCTGCCTGCGCAGCCCCCCTGCCACCCCGGTCCAGCCTAGCAGGGCTGAGCCGACCTGCACTGCAGCGTATCGCCATGGCTCAGTCACGTGCCCTTATCGCCTCTGG AGTGCCAACTGTTCCAGTGAAGAACCTGAATGGATCAAGCCCTGTACACCCTGCGCTGGCAG GCATTACAGGCATCCTGATGAGCGCAGCAGGACTTCCTGTCTGCCTGACTCGCCCTCCCAAGTTGGTGCTTCATCCTCCACCGGTCAGCAAGAGTGACATCAAGCCCGTCTCCGGTCTGGGCCACTGCTGTCgcaagaccacaaagaaacaggCTCGTAAAG GGAAGACCCCTGAGGAGGTGGTGAAGAGGTACCTTCAGAAAGTCCGCAATCCCCCAGAGGAG GACTGCACCATCTGCATGGAGGCCCTGGCCGGACCATCGGGCTACAAAGGCCCAGGCGTGGGTGGCATCTCCCGAGCCGAGTCGGTGGGCCGCCTGGCACAGTGTGGTCACCAGTACCACCTCCAATGCCTCGTTGCTATGTACAACAATGGCAACAAGGACGGCAGCCTGCAGTGTCCCACCTGCAAGACCATCTACGGAGTCAAGACTGGCAACCAGCCCCCGGGCAAGATGGAGTACCATGTCATCCCCCACTCGCTACCCGGCCATCCGGACTGCAAAACCATCCGGATAATTTATAACATCCCTCCTGGCATTCAG GGCCCAGAGCACCCAAATCCAGGCAAACCCTTCACCGCCCGCGGGTTCCCCAGACACTGCTACCTCCCTGACAGCGAGAAGGGACGCAAG GTTCTGAGGCTTCTACTGGTGGCGTGGGACCGCCGGCTCATTTTCTCTGTGGGTACATCCAGCACCACAGGCGAGTCCGATACAGTCATCTGGAACGAGGTGCACCACAAGACGGAGTTCGGCTCCAACCTGACGGGCCACGGCTACCCCGACCCCGGCCACTTGGACAACGTTCTGGAGGAGCTCAAGGCTCAGGGCATCACCGAGGAGGAGTGCCTACCGAGAGACTGA
- the msantd1 gene encoding myb/SANT-like DNA-binding domain-containing protein 1, protein MATEDGFSYLMAGHSEKHRRAPNWTDGEMKALLYVWEEHHNELKMSKRNAKVYEKMSQRFFQLTGEQRFKEEIKMKITNMSFQYRRLKTVAGESGETPDWPYYKAIEKILSKPLENGRVTSLEFQASVAGPSTSSQSTDNLVPQSEEGMLGFLPEYTGSSDEMEIKQELDSLSSDSEHTLGSSSHPTSARKRHANKHLSMKRKKLRVMQAMFQQQKRSSRAIEETCREVRRVMHQQNLLQVQCLQLQERMMNLLEKMIQPPSAMSASWSQSGVKDPVKP, encoded by the exons atggcAACAGAGGACGGTTTCAGCTACCTCATGGCAGGTCACAGTGAGAAACACAGGCGGGCCCCGAACTGGACCGACGGTGAAATGAAAGCCCTCCTGTATGTGTGGGAGGAACACCACAACGAACTGAAAATGAGCAAGAGGAACGCCAAGGTTTACGAGAAGATGTCCCAGAGGTTTTTCCAGCTGACTGGAGAGCAGCGTTTCAAAGAGGAGATCAAGATGAAAATCACCAACATGTCATTTCAGTACAG GCGACTGAAAACTGTAGCTGGTGAAAGTGGGGAGACGCCGGACTGGCCGTATTATAAGGCCATTGAGAAGATCCTCTCCAAGCCGCTGGAGAACGGGCGGGTGACCTCTCTGGAGTTCCAGGCCTCTGTTGCAGGtccctccacttcctcccagtCTACAGACAACCTGGTGCCCCAGTCAGAGGAGGGCATGCTGGGATTTCTGCCAGAGTACACAGGCTCCTCAGATGAGATGGAGATAAAACAAGAGCTGGACTCTTTGAGCTCTGACAGTGAGCACACACTGGGCTCCAG CTCTCACCCTACTTCAGCCAGAAAAAGACATGCCAACAAGCACCTGTCCATGAAGAGAAAGAAACTGCGGGTGATGCAGGCCATGTTCCAGCAACAAAAAAGGTCGAGCCGGGCCATAGAGGAGACATGCAGGGAGGTCCGTCGAGTCATGCATCAACAGAACCTCCTCCAGGTCCAgtgtctgcagctgcaggaacGTATGATGAACCTTCTGGAGAAGATGATCCAGCCTCCCTCCGCCATGTCAGCATCATGGAGTCAGAGTGGGGTCAAAGATCCAGTGAAGCCATGA